One Thomasclavelia spiroformis DSM 1552 DNA window includes the following coding sequences:
- a CDS encoding DivIVA domain-containing protein, with translation MSGIKKQFMGYDKQTVDNLMIDYENQINKLKNQISSLNDELDHLKEQNSLLQHRVNITEKTNEEIARLALKEASALIDKAKRNANMILKESLDYVRSLSSEMNDFKDQAIKFRSSVQKMSQDILDTIDNSEVFNLINEDDEEE, from the coding sequence ATGAGTGGGATAAAGAAACAATTTATGGGATATGATAAACAAACTGTTGATAATTTGATGATTGATTATGAAAATCAGATTAATAAATTGAAAAATCAGATTTCGTCTTTAAATGATGAACTTGATCATCTTAAAGAACAAAATTCTTTGTTGCAACATCGTGTCAACATTACTGAAAAAACCAATGAAGAAATAGCTCGTCTAGCTTTAAAAGAAGCAAGTGCTTTGATAGATAAAGCAAAACGTAATGCCAATATGATTTTAAAAGAATCTTTGGATTATGTTCGTTCACTTTCAAGTGAAATGAATGATTTTAAAGATCAGGCAATTAAATTTCGTTCTTCAGTTCAAAAAATGTCACAAGATATTTTAGATACGATTGATAATTCAGAAGTTTTCAATCTAATTAACGAAGATGATGAAGAAGAGTAA